TGTTGTAGATCTCCTGGCACTTGCCGTTCGAGCAGGTGCGGCGCGTGGTCAGTCGGTCGAGGATCACCTCGCGCGGCACCTCGAGGCTGACCACGAGGTCGAGCTTGATGCCGAGCTTCTTGAGCAGCTTGCCGAGCGCCTCGGCCTGCGGGATCGTGCGCGGGAAGCCGTCGAGCAGGAAGCCCTTGGCCGCGTCCGCCTCCTGGAGGCGCTGCTCCATGATCCCCATGATCAGCGAGTCGGGGACGAGCTCGCCCCGGTCCATGTAGCCCTTGGCCTCCTTGCCGAGGGCGGTGCCGGCGGCGACTGCGGAGCGCAGGATGTCGCCGGTGGAGATCTGGACGGAACCGTCGTGCGCGTTGAGCAGCTTGGCCACCGTGCCCTTGCCGGCCCCGGGGGCCCCCAGGAGAATCACCCGCATCGCTCACACCTCCGAAACAGAACGTGTCGTCGCCTCATGCCCCGCGCCGGCTGGCGCCGCCGGGGCTGCCCGCAGAACCCCGCTATTCTGACAGGAAAGGTGTGGCAATGCAATCGTGCCGACCGCCGCCAGGATCCGCGCCGGCGCGCGGATCAGAAGAGCAGGCTTGCGATCATTGTGATTCACGGCAGGTCAACAGCTCCTGGCCTGCTGGATCCGCGCGCACGCGCGGATCGTGTGGTCGCGGTTGAATTCCCCCGGTGGCCTCACTACAATCGCCCCGCACCACGAGACGGACGCGACCTGCGAGAGGACGGAAACCGATGAGCGAGCGATACCAGCCGGCCGAGGTCGAGGCGCGGTGGCAGCGCCGGTGGGAGGAGAGCGGCGCCTACCGCGTCGAGCCCCGCCCCGACCGCCCGAAGTACTACTGCCTCGAGATGTTCCCGTACCCCTCGGGCAAGCTGCACATGGGGCACATGCGCGTCTACTCGATCGGCGACCTGCTGGCGCGCTACAAGACGATGCGCGGCTTCAACGTGCTGCACCCGATGGGCTGGGACGCCTTCGGCCTGCCGGCCGAGAACGCGGCGATGGCGCGCGGGACTCACCCGGACCGCTGGACGCGCGACAACATCGCGAACATGAAGCAGCAGATGCGCGCCCTCGGCGTCAGCTACGACTGGGACCGCGAGGTCGCCACCTGCGACCCGGAGTACTACCGCTGGAACCAGTGGCTCTTCCTGCGGATGCACGAGCGCGGCCTGGTCTACCGCCGCCGCTCCAGCGTCAACTGGTGCCCCGGGTGCGAGACCGTGCTCGCCAACGAGCAGGTCGAGGCCGGCGCCTGCTGGCGCTGCGCCAACACGGTGGTGCAGCGGGACATCGAGGGGTGGTTTTTCCGGATCACGCAGTACGCGGACGAGCTGCTCGCCGGCTGCGACGCGCTG
The bacterium genome window above contains:
- a CDS encoding adenylate kinase, whose amino-acid sequence is MRVILLGAPGAGKGTVAKLLNAHDGSVQISTGDILRSAVAAGTALGKEAKGYMDRGELVPDSLIMGIMEQRLQEADAAKGFLLDGFPRTIPQAEALGKLLKKLGIKLDLVVSLEVPREVILDRLTTRRTCSNGKCQEIYNIKSKPAGPGDTCLKCGSPVVQRADETVEAITKRLDTYEKMTAPLIDYYRQSGVFFSVPNLVSKEAFDGIVRKLGK